In Oryzias latipes chromosome 15, ASM223467v1, the following proteins share a genomic window:
- the pde10a gene encoding cAMP and cAMP-inhibited cGMP 3',5'-cyclic phosphodiesterase 10A isoform X5 encodes MSKKRKSPVERGLEDCQPARGSDQGLTDEKVKAYLSLHPQMLDEFVLESVSAETLDRWLKRKSSSRPADDTSAKEVSRYQDTNMQGVVYELNSYMEQRLDAGGDNKLLLYELSNIIKTATKADSFALYFLGECNNSLCLFTPTGAKDGPPSLVPSGPIAFGTTIAAYVAKTRKTVLVEDIVGDDRFPDGTGQDSGIRVHSVLCLPIVTAIGDLVAILELRRHWGKEPFNLSHQEVATANLAWASVAIHQVQVCRGLAKQTELNDFLLDVSKTYFDNIVAIDSLLEHIMIYAKNLVNADRCALFQVDHNNKELYSDLFDIGEEKEGKPVFRKTKEIRFSIDKGIAGQVARTGEVLNIPDAYADPRFNREVDLKTGYTTRNILCMPIVSRGTVIGVVQMVNKLCGSAFTKTDENNFKMFAVFCALALHCANMYHRIRHSECIYRVTMEKLSYHSICTSEEWKTLTQLNLPTPIYKEIETFQFDISPFEEIWPAVFIYMVHNSCGENSFELEKLCRFTMSVRKNYRRVPYHNWKHAVTVAHCMYAILQKTPDSFTELEKKGLLIACLCHDLDHRGYSNAYLQKFDHPLAALYSTSTMEQHHFSQTVSILQLEGHNIFSNLNSSEYEQVLEIIRKAIIATDLALYFNNHQQLTELLSTSALDFNNHSHRDRVIGLMMTACDLCSVTKQWQITRLTANDIYAEFWAEGDEMKKIGIQPIPMMDRDKKDEVPEGQVGFYNSVAIPCYTTLSKLFPPSSPLLKACRENLSHWERIARGEVEDVVPTKPCISGPVKVDN; translated from the exons TACCAGGACACAAACATGCAGGGCGTGGTGTACGAGCTCAACAGCTACATGGAGCAGCGCCTGGACGCTGGAGGAGACAACAAACTCCTGCTCTACGAGCTGTCCAACATCATCAAAACAG CAACAAAAGCTGACAGTTTTGCACTTTACTTCTTGGGAGAATGCAACAAT AGTTTATGTTTATTCACTCCAACGGGGGCCAAGGATGGGCCTCCAAGCCTTGTCCCCTCTGGCCCCATCGCGTTTGGGACAACCATTGCCGCTTACGTTGCCAAGACTCGCAAAACCGTCCTCGTAGAAGACATCGTGGGG GATGACCGATTCCCAGACGGCACAGGACAGGACTCAGGGATCCGTGTTCACTCTGTCCTGTGCCTTCCCATCGTCACTGCCATCGGCGACCTTGTCGCCATCCTGGAGCTCCGTCGACATTGGGGCAAGGAGCCCTTTAACCTCAGCCACCAGGAG GTTGCAACAGCTAATCTGGCTTGGGCTTCAGTTGCCATTCATCAGGTACAG GTGTGCCGAGGCCTTGCCAAGCAGACAGAGCTCAATGACTTCCTACTAGATGTTTCAAA AACATACTTTGATAACATTGTGGCAATAGATTCTCTACTTGAACATATTATG ATATATGCAAAAAACCTGGTGAATGCGGACAGGTGTGCACTCTTCCAGgtagatcacaacaacaaagaaCTGTACTCTGACCTGTTTGACATCGGGGAAGAGAAAGAGGGCAAACCTGTcttcagaaaaaccaaagagaTCAG GTTTTCTATAGACAAGGGAATAGCTGGTCAAGTGGCGCGGACAGGGGAAGTCTTAAATATCCCAGATGCCTATGCAGACCCACGGTTCAACCG AGAGGTGGACCTTAAAACTGGGTACACCACGCGGAACATCCTCTGCATGCCCATCGTGAGCAGGGGGACCGTCATCGGTGTGGTTCAGATGGTGAACAAGCTGTGCGGAAGTGCCTTCACTAAAACAGACGAGAACAACTTCAAGatgtttgctgtcttttgcgctCTGGCCTTACACTGTGCAAAC ATGTACCACAGAATCCGGCATTCTGAGTGCATTTACCGAGTGACGATGGAAAAGCTGTCCTATCACAGCATCTGCACGTCAGAGGAGTGGAAGACCCTCACCCAGCTCAACCTCCCGACACCCATCTATAAAGAGATTGAAAC GTTCCAGTTTGACATCAGCCCCTTTGAGGAAATCTGGCCTGCCGTCTTTATCTACATGGTTCATAACTCCTGTGGAGAGAACAG CTTTGAGCTGGAGAAGCTGTGCAGGTTCACCATGTCTGTGCGCAAGAACTACCGCCGTGTGCCCTACCATAACTGGAAACACGCGGTGACGGTGGCACACTGCATGTACGCCATCCTGCAGAAAACCCCCGACAGCTTCACAGAGCTGGAG aagAAAGGCTTGTTGATAGCCTGCCTGTGCCACGATCTGGATCATAGGGGTTACAGCAACGCTTACCTGCAGAAGTTTGATCACCCGCTGGCTGCTTTGTACTCCACCTCCACCATGGAGCAGCATCACTTCTCCCAAACTGTCTCTATCTTGCAG CTGGAAGGGCACAATATTTTCTCCAACCTGAATTCCAGCGAGTACGAGCAGGTGCTGGAGATCATCCGGAAGGCCATCATCGCCACCGACCTGGCGCTGTACTTTAACAACCACCAGCAGCTGACGGAGCTCCTGAGCACCAGCGCACTGGACTTCAACAACCACTCTCACAG GGACCGTGTGATTGGTCTGATGATGACAGCATGTGACCTGTGTTCTGTTACCAAGCAGTGGCAAATCACACGACTCACAGCCAACGACATCTATGCCGAGTTCTGGGCTGAG GGAGATGAGATGAAGAAGATTGGAATTCAGCCTATACCTATGATGGATCGAGACAAGAAGGATGAAGTTCCAGAAGGCCAA gtTGGATTTTACAACTCTGTTGCGATTCCATGCTACACAACGCTATCAAAGCTTTTCCCTCCATCCAGTCCTCTACTAAAAGCCTGCAG GGAAAACCTGAGCCACTGGGAGAGGATAGCACGAGGAGAGGTGGAGGACGTTGTGCCTACCAAGCCTTGCATTTCGGGCCCAGTCAAGGTGGATAACTGA